A genome region from Hydrogenoanaerobacterium saccharovorans includes the following:
- a CDS encoding substrate-binding domain-containing protein, protein MNKRHYIAILLTLAVCFAALLLFYRIEKSSINNKEQEPPLYRIQVILKAKANPPDFWRIVEQGVMVAAQEYGAVCEVTGPTSEDDIDRQIEQMKEAIAKQPDAIVLAATDYERLVPICERAVKEGILLVTVDSDVNYTGRKCFVGTDNYQLGKSLAEQVDLLTEKKGKVGVVGHVATVTTAIDRERGLTENLTDADSRITDVVYCNGLVETARKQAISMLQNNPYIVCMVGLNETSAMGIAYALEQLKLEKDVKLVACDCSEKQIQMMERGTIQAFVIQNPFNMGYVSIKSTIELLQGKNVPANYNTQSVVVTKDTLYKNENQKLLFPFVDDQ, encoded by the coding sequence ATGAATAAGCGGCACTACATTGCCATATTATTAACACTGGCGGTTTGCTTTGCTGCGCTTCTTTTATTTTATCGCATTGAAAAAAGCTCAATCAACAACAAAGAGCAAGAGCCCCCTCTCTACCGCATACAAGTAATTTTAAAGGCAAAAGCAAATCCGCCTGATTTCTGGCGGATTGTAGAGCAAGGGGTTATGGTAGCAGCTCAGGAGTACGGAGCGGTTTGTGAAGTGACAGGTCCTACGTCTGAAGATGACATTGATCGCCAGATTGAGCAGATGAAAGAAGCAATAGCAAAGCAGCCCGATGCAATTGTGTTGGCTGCAACCGATTACGAACGTTTGGTTCCAATCTGTGAGCGGGCGGTAAAAGAGGGCATTTTACTCGTCACTGTAGACAGTGATGTTAACTACACAGGGAGAAAATGCTTTGTGGGCACGGATAATTATCAGCTTGGCAAAAGCCTTGCCGAACAGGTTGACCTGCTGACAGAGAAAAAGGGGAAGGTAGGCGTTGTGGGGCATGTTGCAACCGTCACCACCGCTATCGACCGCGAGCGTGGGCTAACCGAGAATTTGACCGATGCAGACAGCCGCATCACAGACGTTGTTTATTGCAATGGTTTGGTGGAAACAGCACGAAAACAGGCAATATCTATGCTGCAAAACAACCCCTACATCGTGTGCATGGTGGGGTTGAACGAAACCTCCGCTATGGGCATTGCATATGCTTTAGAACAATTAAAATTAGAAAAAGACGTGAAGCTGGTAGCCTGTGATTGTTCAGAAAAACAGATTCAAATGATGGAACGAGGAACCATTCAGGCTTTTGTCATCCAAAACCCGTTCAATATGGGTTACGTCAGTATCAAAAGCACCATCGAACTTTTACAGGGCAAAAATGTGCCTGCAAACTACAATACCCAAAGCGTTGT